One window from the genome of Glycine soja cultivar W05 chromosome 12, ASM419377v2, whole genome shotgun sequence encodes:
- the LOC114379605 gene encoding gibberellin 2-beta-dioxygenase 8-like, producing the protein MAHEPPFLETYKTLVQKHKGDSRNGYSSCSIVERCDIPLIDLSRLSLEREECMREIAEAAREWGFFQVVNHGISHELLKSLQIEQKKVFYQPFVNKSSTQAKAYRWGNRFATDLRQLSWSEAFHFYLTDISRMDQHETLRSSLEAFAIRMFSVAQSLAEILVCRLNTKSNYFREHCLPESSFIRLNRYPPCPISSKVHGLLPHSDTSFLTIVHQDQVGGLQLLKDGKWVGVKPNPHALVVNIGDLFQALSNGVYKSIKHRVVAAEKVERFSMAFFYCPSEEAVIKSKIKPLMYRKFTLMEYRQQTEKDVKQTGDKVGLSRFLL; encoded by the exons ATGGCTCATGAACCACCATTCCTCGAGACCTACAAGACCCTTGTGCAAAAACACAAAGGGGATTCAAGGAATGGGTACTCCTCCTGCTCTATAGTGGAGAGATGTGATATACCTTTGATCGACCTTAGCCGGTTAAGTCTTGAGAGAGAAGAATGCATGAGAGAAATTGCAGAAGCTGCAAGAGAATGGGGTTTCTTTCAAGTTGTTAATCATGGAATTTCACATGAGCTTCTGAAGAGCCTGCAAATTGAGCAAAAGAAAGTGTTCTATCAACCATTTGTGAACAAGTCATCAACACAAGCCAAAGCTTACAGGTGGGGGAATCGATTTGCTACCGATCTGAGACAACTGTCATGGTCAGAAGCCTTTCATTTCTATCTGACAGACATCTCAAGGATGGACCAACATGAAACTCTGAG atcaaGTCTTGAAGCTTTTGCAATAAGAATGTTCTCCGTTGCCCAAAGCTTGGCGGAAATACTGGTGTGCAGATTGAATACGAAATCCAACTATTTCCGAGAACATTGCTTGCCAGAAAGTTCTTTCATTCGACTGAATAGATACCCTCCATGCCCTATATCGTCAAAGGTGCATGGCTTGTTGCCTCACAGTGACACTAGTTTTCTTACCATCGTGCATCAAGACCAGGTTGGGGGATTGCAATTGCTGAAAGATGGAAAATGGGTTGGTGTCAAGCCTAATCCACATGCTCTGGTCGTTAATATTGGTGACTTATTTCAG GCATTGAGCAATGGTGTTTATAAAAGCATAAAACACCGAGTGGTTGCTGCTGAGAAAGTAGAGAGGTTTTCTATGGCATTTTTCTATTGCCCCTCTGAGGAGGCagttataaaaagtaaaatcaagCCACTTATGTACAGAAAATTCACTTTGATGGAGTATAGACAACAAACTGAGAAAGATGTCAAGCAAACCGGGGATAAAGTGGGGCTCTCTAGATTTCTTCTGTAG